One Syngnathoides biaculeatus isolate LvHL_M chromosome 4, ASM1980259v1, whole genome shotgun sequence DNA window includes the following coding sequences:
- the tmem167a gene encoding protein kish-A isoform X2: MSAIFNFQSLLTVILLLICTCAYIRALAPSLLDKNKTGLLGIFWKCARIGERKSPWVACCCIIMAFSILFLQ; this comes from the exons ATG TCAGCCATTTTCAACTTCCAGTCACTGCTTACAGTAATTCTTCTCCTGATATGTACCTGTGCCTACATCAGAGCGCTGGCCCCCAGTCTGCTGGACAAGAATAAGACCGG GCTTCTTGGAATTTTCTGGAAGTGTGCCAGAATAG GTGAGCGGAAGAGTCCTTGGGTGGCCTGCTGCTGTATCATCATGGCGTTCAGTATCCTGTTCTTACAGTAG
- the tmem167a gene encoding protein kish-A isoform X1: MLYVSPSPCCSSTDFSAIFNFQSLLTVILLLICTCAYIRALAPSLLDKNKTGLLGIFWKCARIGERKSPWVACCCIIMAFSILFLQ; encoded by the exons ATGCTGTACGTATCACCAAGTCCGTGTTGCAGCTCCACGGACTTC TCAGCCATTTTCAACTTCCAGTCACTGCTTACAGTAATTCTTCTCCTGATATGTACCTGTGCCTACATCAGAGCGCTGGCCCCCAGTCTGCTGGACAAGAATAAGACCGG GCTTCTTGGAATTTTCTGGAAGTGTGCCAGAATAG GTGAGCGGAAGAGTCCTTGGGTGGCCTGCTGCTGTATCATCATGGCGTTCAGTATCCTGTTCTTACAGTAG